One window of the Nicotiana tabacum cultivar K326 chromosome 4, ASM71507v2, whole genome shotgun sequence genome contains the following:
- the LOC142180144 gene encoding uncharacterized protein LOC142180144 has translation MGLNETYLPFRRNILIIKPLPSMSTAYGTLLSDEKQRQVSFISQFPSNSASFNAGVSKQPFPSKVTSSPQWSSIICKYCKKLGHSIKKCYKLHGFPQNFKFTKGNAPRRTASHVEVQSPVNSDEIGNAGGPAMHTEFEQLYTLPGLTKDQYSQLITLLQQSRLSDFPTTPNLLAIANFTGKLLPENGLFITCLLTKIKNTIWIIDVGASGHMTFDKSLLFDIQTLPIPYLVSLPNSYKVRVTNIGSLTLSPDLTLHNVLYVPSFQHNLIPIYKLVEKPGDIV, from the coding sequence ATGGGGCTCAATGAGACTTACCTTCCATTCAGAAGAAATATCTTGATAATAAAACCCCTTCCATCTATGAGTACAGCTTATGGGACTCTACTAAGTGACGAGAAACAAAGGCAAGTATCTTTCATTTCTCAGTTTCCTTCAAACTCTGCTTCTTTTAATGCTGGAGTGTCCAAGCAGCCTTTCCCCTCCAAAGTCACTTCCAGTCCTCAGTGGTCCTCTATCATTTGCAAGTACTGTAAGAAACTAGGGCATTCTATTAAAAAGTGCTACAAGCTACATGGTTTtcctcaaaatttcaaattcactAAAGGTAATGCACCTAGGAGAACTGCATCACATGTTGAAGTTCAATCTCCTGTTAACTCTGATGAGATTGGAAATGCTGGTGGTCCTGCCATGCATACTGAGTTTGAGCAGCTTTACACTTTGCCTGGGTTGACCAAGGATCAATACTCTCAGTTGATCACTCTGCTTCAACAGTCTCGCCTCTCTGATTTTCCTACTACTCCAAACCTTTTGGCTATTGCTAATTTTACTGGTAAGTTGTTGCCTGAGAATGGTTTGTTTATAACTTGTCTACTTACTAAAATAAAGAATACTATTTGGATCATAGATGTTGGAGCATCTGGTCACATGACTTTTGATAAGTCCCTTCTCTTTGACATTCAGACTCTACCCATTCCATACTTAGTTTCTCTTCCTAATAGTTATAAAGTTAGAGTTACCAATATTGGTTCATTAACTTTGTCTCCTGATCTTACCCTTCATAATGTTCTTTATGTCCCCAGCTTTCAACACAATCTCATTCCTATTTATAAGTTAGTTGAAAAGCCTGGTGATATAGTTTAA